A single Pseudomonas sp. HN11 DNA region contains:
- a CDS encoding riboflavin synthase → MFTGIIESIGSIRAMTPKGGDVRLLVETGKLDLGDVKLGDSIAVSGVCLTVIELPGNGFAADVSRETLDCTAMNDLKAGSPVNLEKALTPTTRLGGHLVSGHVDGVGEVVSRSENARAVEFRIRAPKELAKYIAHKGSITVDGTSLTVNAVNGAEFELTIIPHTLSETIMASYQPGRRVNLEVDLLARYLERLLLGDKAAEPTSGNITESFLAANGYLKS, encoded by the coding sequence ATGTTCACCGGTATTATCGAATCCATCGGCAGCATTCGCGCCATGACGCCAAAAGGCGGCGACGTACGCCTGCTGGTTGAAACCGGCAAGCTCGACCTGGGCGACGTCAAACTGGGCGACAGCATCGCTGTGAGCGGCGTATGCCTCACCGTCATCGAGCTGCCGGGCAATGGCTTCGCCGCCGATGTCAGCCGGGAAACCCTGGACTGCACCGCGATGAACGATCTCAAGGCCGGCAGCCCGGTCAACCTGGAAAAAGCCCTGACCCCGACCACCCGCCTCGGCGGTCACCTGGTCAGCGGCCACGTCGACGGCGTCGGCGAAGTGGTATCGCGCAGCGAAAACGCGCGTGCCGTGGAATTCCGCATCCGCGCACCCAAAGAGCTGGCCAAGTACATCGCCCACAAAGGCTCGATCACCGTCGACGGCACCAGCCTGACCGTGAACGCTGTGAACGGCGCCGAATTCGAACTGACCATCATTCCCCACACCCTCAGCGAAACCATCATGGCGTCGTACCAGCCAGGTCGTCGGGTGAATCTGGAAGTGGACTTGCTTGCCCGTTACCTGGAGCGCCTGTTGCTGGGCGATAAGGCCGCAGAGCCAACGTCCGGGAACATCACCGAAAGTTTTCTGGCCGCTAACGGCTACCTGAAATCCTGA
- the ribBA gene encoding bifunctional 3,4-dihydroxy-2-butanone-4-phosphate synthase/GTP cyclohydrolase II, producing the protein MALNSIEELVEDIRQGKMVILMDDEDRENEGDIIMAAEACQAEHINFMAKHARGLICMPMSRERCELLKLPLMAPRNGSGFGTKFTVSIEATTGVTTGISAADRARTVQAAAAKDAKAEDIVSPGHIFPLMAQPGGTLARAGHTEAACDLARMAGFEPSGVICEVMNDDGTMARRAELEAFAAEHNIKVGTIADLIHYRMIHERTVQRIAEQPLDSELGQFNLVTYRDSVEGDVHMALTLGTICAEEPTLVRVHNMDPLRDLLMVKQPGRWSLRAAMAAVSEAGSGVVLLLGHPLDGDVLLAHIRETADHAPVKKPTTYSIVGAGSQILRDLGVRKMRLMSAPMKFNAISGFDLEVVEYVPSE; encoded by the coding sequence GTGGCGCTCAATAGCATCGAAGAACTGGTTGAAGACATCCGCCAAGGCAAGATGGTCATCCTGATGGATGACGAAGACCGCGAGAACGAAGGCGACATCATCATGGCCGCCGAGGCCTGCCAGGCTGAGCACATTAACTTCATGGCCAAGCACGCCCGCGGGCTGATCTGCATGCCCATGAGCCGTGAGCGCTGCGAGTTGCTCAAGCTGCCGTTGATGGCGCCGCGCAATGGCTCGGGTTTTGGCACCAAGTTCACCGTATCGATTGAAGCCACCACCGGTGTCACCACCGGCATCTCCGCTGCCGACCGCGCACGCACCGTGCAGGCCGCCGCCGCGAAAGATGCCAAGGCCGAAGATATCGTCAGCCCCGGTCACATCTTTCCGCTGATGGCCCAGCCGGGTGGCACCCTGGCTCGTGCCGGCCACACCGAAGCTGCCTGCGACCTCGCGCGCATGGCCGGTTTCGAGCCAAGCGGCGTGATCTGCGAAGTGATGAACGACGACGGCACCATGGCCCGTCGAGCCGAACTCGAAGCCTTTGCCGCCGAACACAACATCAAGGTGGGCACCATTGCCGACCTGATCCACTACCGCATGATCCATGAACGTACCGTTCAGCGGATTGCCGAGCAGCCACTGGACAGCGAACTGGGCCAATTCAATTTGGTGACCTACCGTGATTCAGTGGAAGGCGACGTGCACATGGCCCTGACCCTGGGCACCATTTGCGCCGAAGAACCGACCCTTGTGCGCGTGCACAACATGGACCCGTTGCGCGACCTGCTGATGGTCAAGCAACCGGGGCGCTGGAGCCTGCGCGCCGCCATGGCTGCGGTCTCCGAGGCTGGCAGTGGTGTGGTGCTGTTGCTCGGTCACCCGCTGGATGGCGATGTGTTGTTGGCGCATATCCGTGAAACGGCGGACCACGCTCCGGTGAAAAAACCGACCACCTACAGCATCGTCGGCGCCGGTTCGCAGATCCTGCGTGACTTGGGCGTGCGTAAAATGCGCTTGATGAGTGCGCCAATGAAATTTAATGCGATATCCGGTTTCGACTTGGAAGTAGTAGAATACGTGCCCTCCGAATAA
- the ribH gene encoding 6,7-dimethyl-8-ribityllumazine synthase, producing MTLKTIEGTFIAPKGRYALVVGRFNSFVVESLVGGAVDALVRHGVSESDITIIRAPGAFEIPLVAQKVAQQGEYAAIIALGAVIRGGTPHFEYVAGECTKGLAQVSMEFGVPVAFGVLTVDSIEQAIERSGTKAGNKGAEAALSALEMVSLLSQLEAK from the coding sequence ATGACCCTGAAGACCATCGAAGGTACCTTCATCGCACCCAAAGGCCGCTACGCCCTGGTAGTTGGCCGCTTCAACAGCTTCGTGGTTGAAAGCCTGGTAGGCGGTGCCGTGGACGCCTTGGTTCGCCACGGTGTGAGCGAGAGCGACATCACTATCATCCGCGCGCCTGGCGCCTTCGAAATTCCACTGGTTGCGCAAAAAGTTGCCCAGCAGGGTGAGTACGCGGCGATCATCGCCCTGGGCGCGGTCATTCGTGGCGGTACTCCGCACTTCGAATACGTGGCCGGTGAATGCACCAAGGGCCTGGCCCAGGTGTCCATGGAGTTCGGCGTGCCGGTTGCGTTCGGCGTGCTGACCGTGGATTCCATCGAACAAGCCATCGAGCGTTCCGGCACCAAGGCCGGTAACAAAGGCGCTGAAGCTGCCTTGTCCGCCCTGGAAATGGTCAGCCTGCTGTCGCAGTTGGAGGCCAAGTGA